The window CGCGGCCAAGGGCCATGGAAAAGAGCGGCGCGCCGCCCATGCCGTACATGTTGGTGAAGCCGGTGATGAGCATGATGACGGGAAAGCAGAGGCCGACGGCGCCGAGCGCGGCGGAGCCTTCACCGGGGATTCTTCCTATGTAAATCCTGTCTACGACGCTGTAGAGCAGGCTGAGCATCTGGGCAACCAGCATGGGGAGGGCGGTTTTGGCGATGCCGCGTGCGATTTTGCTGCTGCCGAAATCGACTTGTTTCATGAGCGGGGCTCCTTTCTGGAAAATATATCGTAATTTATGCTACTCTAAAGAAAAGGGTACAATTGACAGTATATTATTTTATTGATATAATTTCAACCACTTTTAATGAGGAGGAGATTGCGATGATATTGATATGGTATCCTAAATGTTCTACCTGCCAGAAGGCTAAAAAATGGCTGGACGAGCACGGTATACGCTATACAGAGCGGCATATCGTGGAGGAGAATCCTGCCTATGAGGAGCTGAAGCAGTGGCATGAAAGGAGCGGACTGCCGCTGAAACGGTTTTTTAATACCAGCGGCCTGATGTATAAGGAGATGCAGCTGAAGGATCGGCTGGCGGCCATGAGTGAGGAGCAGCAGCTGGAGCTTCTGGCGAGTCACGGGATGCTGGTCAAGCGGCCGCTTGTGGTGACGGAGGAAGCGGTGCTGGTTGGCTTTAAAGAAGCGGAGTGGGCGGAGAAGCTGTTATAAGCGATGAGATCATGATTAAAAATATTATATTTGACGTGTATGGCACTCTGATCTCAACAGGAAGCGGATCAGTAGAAGCAACAAGACGTATTCTGAATCATAAGGGGCTGACATTAAACCCGAATGATGTATATAGGGTCTGGAAAATATATCATAGGGAGCATATGGAAGCATTGACTGAATTCGTAACAGAGAAAGAGATTTTTATTAAGGACTTAGCCCGAATATATGAAGAGTACGGCATTATGGGAGAGGCGGAAAAGGATGTAGAGCCTATGCTTGAATCCTTGTATGGAAGGTGTGTATTTGAAGATACGCTAAAGGTAATTGCAGATTTCAAAAAGAAGTATCGGATTGCAATCGGTTCTACGACAGATTCGCTGCCATTAAAAGAAAATATGGCTCTGAATGGACTGGAAATAGAAGCTGTGTATACATCGGAGTCGCTGCAGGTTTATAAGCCTAGGGGAGAATTCTATAAACAAATTTTGCAGCGTCAGGGCTGGAAGGCGGCAGAATCATTATATGTGGGGGATTCATATTTAGAAGACGTTGTGGGCCCTAAAGCGATTGGGATGAAAGCAGTTTTGATTGACCGTAAAAATCGATATGTAAATGAAAACTGGCTGATTGCTCCGGATGCCGTGATTAAAACGCTATATGAATTAGAGGATCAGGTTTTAGAGCTTTAGTAGATTTTCTGATTGGTGATATGTTAAATATCCCCCTGTTCATGGCGGATCAGACGGATCGATTGATTGGCCTAGCGTTACAACTTCCCTCACAAAACTATTGAAAAATGAGGTCATTGCGTTTACAATAAGGGCATAAAGCATCCTCATAAAAAAGAGGAGCAACGAAAAGGAGATTTATCTATGGATAAAATCAAGGTAGCCGTGATCGGCTGCGGTACGATTGCCAATTCAGCGCATATCCCCGCGTACATGAAAAATGAAAAGGCAGAGATCAAATACTTCTGCGATATCATCCCCGAGCGGGCAGAGAAGGCAGTAGAGACCTACGGCTGCGGCACGGCCATTACTGACTATCATGAAGCGCTGGCCGATCCGGAGATTCAGGCTATTTCCGTTTGCACGCCCAACAACATGCATGCGCAGATTTCTATCGACGCCATGCGCGCCGGCAAGGATGTGCTCTGCGAAAAGCCTGCCGCCCGCACCTATCAGGAGGCGCTGGAAATGCAGAAGGTGCAGCATGAGACAGGCCGCATTTTAAACATCGGCGTGGTCAACCGTTTCAATGACAGCGTCAACCGCATCAAAAAAATTATCGACGCCGGCGAACTGGGCGAGCTGTATAGCATCTATGTTAGCTTCCGCGCACACCGTTCGATTCCCGGACTGGGCGGCCCCTTCACCACCAAAGCCATCGCAGGCGGCGGCGCGCTGATCGACTGGGGCGTGCACTACCTTGATATCGTTATGTACTGCTCCGGAGATCCCAAACCGCTGACCGTCAGCGGCGAGGCCTTTTGCAAGCTGGGCAAGGACATGAAAAATTATGTGTATACTCATATGTGGTCCGAAATGACCAAAGACGTCAACGGTACCTATGATGTAGAAGACTCCGTGGTCGGCATCATCCGCACCGAGGGACCCGTCATCACCATTAACGGTGCGTGGGCGCAGAACATCGGCAAGTCAGAGCCCTATATCGACTTTATGGGCACCAAAGCCGGCATTCGTCTGCAGTACGGCGGCGGCTTCACCATGTACAGCACCAAAGACGGCGCTCTGACAGAGACAACGCCTACCTACAAAATGACCAATCATTTTGAGAACGAAATCGGCGCCTTCCTCGACTGCACGCAGACGCGTGAAAAATTGCCGTCCCATATCGACGTCAATATCATTACTTCTCGCATGATGCAGGCGATTTACGATTCTTCTGAAGCACACAAAGAAATTCAGCTATAAATCAAATCATCGATTGTTTGACCGCCGCAGGCGGAAATCAAATCCGGGTGGTCGCTCTGACGGCGGCCGCCCGATTTTTAAAAGGGAGGTAGGCATGAGAGAAATCAGTGTGTTTGACGTAATCGGTCCCAATATGATCGGACCTTCCAGCTCACACACGGCGGGGGCGCTGCGCATTGCGCTGATGGCCAAGAAAATGGTGCAGGCGCCGATTAAAAAGGTACGGTTCATTTTATACGGCTCCTTTGCACGGACCTACAAGGGGCATGGCACAGACCGGGCGCTGCTCGGCGGTATTTTAGGATACGACGCAGAGGATAAGCGGATTCGTGATTCCTTTCAATATGCCGCAGAAGCCGGGATTGAGTATAAGTTTGATATCAATACCACCAACCGCGATGTGCACCCCAATACAGTAGAGATTCTGATCGATGATGCCGAGGGCGGGCATATGGAGATCATGGGTGAGTCCATTGGCGGCGGCAATGCGCTGCTGCGCCGGATCAACGGCATCGAGATCAGCATCACTGGCAATTATCAGACCATGATCATCATGCAGAAGGATGAGCCGGGTGTGGCAGCCCATGTGACTAAATGCTTTTTTGAGGAGGGGATCAACATTGCCTTTCTTAATATATATCGTGAAAATAAAGGCGAGATTGCCTTTTCCGTTATCGAGGCCGATGATGAACTGCCGGAGTCGCTTGTAGAAAAGGTAAAGGCTTTTCCGGCGATTCAGCAGGTGAATCTGATTCAATTATAAGGAGAAATAGAAAAGCCATGCTAAATTTTGTAAATGGAAAAGAATTATTGGAAATTTGCCGTCAGCAAAATTGCAGCATTTCCCGGGCAATGATTGATCGGGAAATCCGTTATTTCTCTAGTGATGAGGAGAGCATCCGCGCGCGTATGCGGCATTCTTATGATATTATGAAGGAAGCAGTGGAGGAAGGGCAGACGCAGGAGATTCATTCTATGGGCGGCCTGATCGGCGGCGAGGCGAAAAAGATTACCGCGCATCGTAAGGAGACAGAGCCCATCTGCGGCAGTATGATCTCAAAAGCCATGTCATATGCCATGGGCGTATTAGAGGTCAATGCTTCCATGGGTCTGATCGTAGCAGCGCCGACAGCCGGCAGTTCCGGAGTAATCCCGGGCGTTTTTAGAGCGCTTCAGGAGGAGTATCATTTTTCTGATGAAGAGATGGTCGAGGCGCTGTTCAACGCCGGCGCCGTAGGCTATCTGATTACCTATAATGCAACCGTCGCCGGCGCCGAGGGAGGCTGTCAGGCAGAGATTGGCGCGGCAGCGGCCATGGCAGCATCAGCAGCCGTACAGCTAATGGGCGGCACGCCCAAGCAGTGCTTAGACGCCGCCAGCTCTGT is drawn from Lachnospiraceae bacterium and contains these coding sequences:
- a CDS encoding Gfo/Idh/MocA family oxidoreductase — translated: MDKIKVAVIGCGTIANSAHIPAYMKNEKAEIKYFCDIIPERAEKAVETYGCGTAITDYHEALADPEIQAISVCTPNNMHAQISIDAMRAGKDVLCEKPAARTYQEALEMQKVQHETGRILNIGVVNRFNDSVNRIKKIIDAGELGELYSIYVSFRAHRSIPGLGGPFTTKAIAGGGALIDWGVHYLDIVMYCSGDPKPLTVSGEAFCKLGKDMKNYVYTHMWSEMTKDVNGTYDVEDSVVGIIRTEGPVITINGAWAQNIGKSEPYIDFMGTKAGIRLQYGGGFTMYSTKDGALTETTPTYKMTNHFENEIGAFLDCTQTREKLPSHIDVNIITSRMMQAIYDSSEAHKEIQL
- a CDS encoding HAD family hydrolase, which encodes MIKNIIFDVYGTLISTGSGSVEATRRILNHKGLTLNPNDVYRVWKIYHREHMEALTEFVTEKEIFIKDLARIYEEYGIMGEAEKDVEPMLESLYGRCVFEDTLKVIADFKKKYRIAIGSTTDSLPLKENMALNGLEIEAVYTSESLQVYKPRGEFYKQILQRQGWKAAESLYVGDSYLEDVVGPKAIGMKAVLIDRKNRYVNENWLIAPDAVIKTLYELEDQVLEL
- the sdaAA gene encoding L-serine ammonia-lyase, iron-sulfur-dependent, subunit alpha, producing the protein MLNFVNGKELLEICRQQNCSISRAMIDREIRYFSSDEESIRARMRHSYDIMKEAVEEGQTQEIHSMGGLIGGEAKKITAHRKETEPICGSMISKAMSYAMGVLEVNASMGLIVAAPTAGSSGVIPGVFRALQEEYHFSDEEMVEALFNAGAVGYLITYNATVAGAEGGCQAEIGAAAAMAASAAVQLMGGTPKQCLDAASSVIGTMLGLVCDPIGGLVEAPCQKRNAVGASNALVCAEMTLSGVGNLIPFDEMVEAMYKVGRSLPYELRETALGGVAATPTACELCGKCTQ
- the sdaAB gene encoding L-serine ammonia-lyase, iron-sulfur-dependent, subunit beta yields the protein MREISVFDVIGPNMIGPSSSHTAGALRIALMAKKMVQAPIKKVRFILYGSFARTYKGHGTDRALLGGILGYDAEDKRIRDSFQYAAEAGIEYKFDINTTNRDVHPNTVEILIDDAEGGHMEIMGESIGGGNALLRRINGIEISITGNYQTMIIMQKDEPGVAAHVTKCFFEEGINIAFLNIYRENKGEIAFSVIEADDELPESLVEKVKAFPAIQQVNLIQL
- a CDS encoding arsenate reductase family protein is translated as MILIWYPKCSTCQKAKKWLDEHGIRYTERHIVEENPAYEELKQWHERSGLPLKRFFNTSGLMYKEMQLKDRLAAMSEEQQLELLASHGMLVKRPLVVTEEAVLVGFKEAEWAEKLL